The following nucleotide sequence is from Sulfurospirillum arsenophilum NBRC 109478.
CTGGTTATACCATTCAAAAGTTAATTCAAGATGATCTTGAACTTGTTGATATGCAATATATTCAATCTATGCATGTCACTTCTGCTGATGAAGGTAGTTTTGGGTTTGCATACCGTTTTATTACGAGATCGTATGGATATGGGATGATGGTTAATCCCAAAACGGGTCGTCGATTTGTGAATGAAATTACGGATCGTAAAAATGGGTCTGATGCTATTATGGCAATGAATGAGGGCGGAATAAACCATCCTATCTTATTTATGGATTCAGTGGGTGCCAAAACAGTTGATATTGCAGATCTTCAACGTGGTATGGAAGCGGATGCAATTTGGCAATTTGAAACGTTAGATGAAATGATTGCTAAGTTTAACATCAATAAAGAACCATTTTTGGATGAGCTTAAGAAATTTAACGAGTATATTAAGGCAGGTAAAGATCCTGATTTTGGGCGGGTTTTCCAAAAATATAAAGGACAAACAATCAATATTGAAAAACCACCATTTTTTGCTGCACGTCCAGGGCCTAAAATTCACCATTGTATGGGAGGACTTAAAACAACACCGCAATGTTTAGTATTTCATAAAGGCGGGTATACCGTACCAGGTCTTTTTGCCTGTGGCGAAGTTACAGGTGGAAGACATGGATACAATAGACTAGGTTCAAATGCTGTATTAGAGTGTGTCTTATTTGGCAGAAAAGCGGGTAAATCCATTGCTGATCGCTATAAACAAATCGTAAGGAGCTAAGGATGAGAACACTAATAAAATTAATCATAATGACGCTCTTTGTTTTGTGCACAGCTACTTTGGTTGTTGCAGCTGAGAATAGCACTAAGCCACTGCCTTTAATGCCTACAAGCGATAAATTTACAGCACAAAATTACCCAGTAGAGGGTATCCATAAGAAGTTAGGGCTTACATGTACAGATTGTCATCGTGAAAATAAGCCTGAAGCGTATTCTAGTGAGATGCTGGGTAGTTGTTTAAAATGTCATGACAGTTATGAAAAAATCAAAGAGAGAACAGGTCACCTAGGGCATAACAATAATGTTCATCAATCGCCTCATTTTGAAAATTTAGCATGTGATGTGTGCCATAAATCACACAGTAAACCTCTGTCTAATTCTAATCTTTGTGTGCAGTGCCATGGTCAAAACACCATGAAACAACTACTCGTGAAGTAAGGGGATAACGATGAAAAAAATTATATTAATCACAGTAGCAATCAGTTTCGTAGCAACGCTTATTTTAGTGTGGGGTGGACATAAAGTTGTAAAAGCGACAGGCGATGCGCCATTTTGTGGAGCATGTCATTCTTGGGATGGCTTAATTGCTCAAACACATTTACAAGACCCAATACATGGTAATGCAAACCCTAAAGGCGTACAAGCAACCTGTACGGAGTGCCATTTGCCACACAGCTCACTTATTGCTTATTTAGGGGTAAAGGCTAAAAATGGTATTGCTGAAGGGTGGACTACACTCACAGGAGATGCACGTAAAAAAGATTGGTTAGCCAATCGTGAGCATGCGCGTAAAAATTACACGTACGATAGTTCCTGTTTAGAATGTCATAAAGGTCTTTTAGAAAGAGCTGCTAAAACAGAATTTGCAGAAGAGGCTCCAAGTAAAATGCACCTTAAGTACATCAACTTCAAAGGAACCAAAGAAGAGATGCAATGTACCAGTTGCCATCAATTTGTGGGTCACAAAGACCTAGGTGAAATACTCTTTAAACAAAAAGATACCAGACCAACGTCTTGGGATGAGTGGGAAAAACAACGCAAAGAGAAAAAATAGTTTTATAAAAAAGATGGGAAACTTTTGAGTTTCCCATCTTTACATGTAAAAATTTAAAGCGTGATTTTTGTACCCAAAACAGCTAAAAATTTAGCGATCCACTGAGGATGTGCAGGCCATGCGGGAGCGGTGACAAGGTTGCCATCTACGGTAGCTTCGGTGACTTCGATGGCGGCATAGGTTCCTCCTGCTTTGGTCACTTCAGGCGCGCATGCAGGGTACGCTGAGCAGCTTTTACCTTTTAGGACATCCGCTGCTGCTAAAAGTTGTGCTCCGTGGCAAATGGCCGCTATTGGTTTATTGGCTTTGGCAAAATGGCGTACCATTTCTAGCACTTTTTCATTGAGTCTAAGATACTCAGGAGCGCGACCACCGGGAACAACAAGGGCATCAAACTCTTCGGCTTTGATGGCATCAAATGTGCCATTGAGTGTAAAATTGTGACCGGGTTTTTCACTGTAAGTCTGGTCTCCCTCAAAATCATGAATAGCTGTGCGGATAAACTCACCCGCTTTTTTGTTTGGGCAAACAGCAATCACTGTGTGACCCACTGCACTTAACGCTTGAAAAGGCACCATAACTTCGTAATCTTCAACATAGTCTCCGACGATAAACAGAATTTTTTTTGCCATCATGACTCCTTTAAAATGGTGTTATATTTGATTATATCCCGTAAAGATTATAAAATCAAATTATTTGTAAGCCTGCTCATAAACCAAAGGATAGTTTAAAAGTGGCAGATATTCGCCATCATACGACGCATCATTTTCATCGATCAATGTCTCGATAATACCCGCTCCCTGAGTCAAAGTTGCCTCTTTTTCGACGGGTCGGTCGGTGATGATTTCACCTATTTGATACGGCGTTCCATCAAGATGTGTGTAGGTGTCTTTGCCAACTCTTGCGTAGCGGTAGGTAAACGGTGTCTTGGCAAACACATCTTTTCCTAAAGTGAAGCGTTGGGTTGCAACGATTTTTCGGTAACCAATGGCACCATTCAAAGCCTCTTTATCTGTTGGATACAGCAATCTTGGATGAATAAAACCTTCCTTTGTCAGATACGCTTTTATCTCCACAAATTCATTCATCAGCTTTACATGTAAACGTTGCTGTTCCATTAATGTGCTTGAATTTTCCAAGTCCAAAGTGCGCCAGTTATCGATATAACCGTGTTCTTTAGTGATCGTTTCCATCAAAAAAACTTCCATATTTTCAGGCATGACACCATACAAATTGGCTCCGACAACATGTTTTAAAAACGTTCCAAATTCGCCTTGCTGTGTTTTGCGATTAAGTGGATCACCTCTACCCGAAGTCGCTTTACCTTCTTTGATGGCGTAAACGAGATAATCCATCTCAGCCCAGCCTAGCTTGTCGGGAAATTTACGAGGAAACGCCCACGTCGAATCAATCGTGTTGCTGCTTCCAGAAGTAAAAGAAGAGGGCTCAAAACCGTAGTTGTCGCTATGGCATCCTACACACTGCATCAACTCTTCACCCTTTTGTGCTCGTAAATGCCCTTTGGCATCTTCGATGAACCCTGCGAGTATCCAGCCCGCTCCATTGTTGATCCACCCTTGTTTTTCATTCAGATACAATGGTGCATCTTCCTCTTTTTCTGCCGCTTCTCCTGGGTAATACATACGCGTTTTAACCATATAGCGTATCTCTTTCACCCGTGTGGCGCGTGTACCATTTTTTCGCAGATCGACATAATGCAAAGGATGGGCAAACTCGGTGTAAAGAGGGTAAAGCCCACAGTGAACTTCGATCTCTTTTGCCTTACCGTAGTAGTTTTTAGGATCATTCGCTTCGAGCCTATCGGTAATGGCTCGCTCTAATAGGTCAAGATTTTGAGTATAAATGGCTTCACTCCAAACCCCTTTTTCATCTTGCATAAAAGCTTTAGGGAGGCGAATGTAAATGCCAGAGACACTGCTACTCATCGGCGTAAAGATGCCATACGGCATAAAATTGATGGCACGCCAACCGGTCATATCTGCAAACAATGCGCGTGTTTTAGCGTGTGTTCGCACAAATCCATCCGCTTTAGCAGGAAGGTCAGAAGGGCTTAGATCAGGAAAAAGCCGCCAAGCTGAGTCATCGTCTCCATTTTCCCATCCCAATTTCCAACCACGTTTGGCATACGCTTCGCTCCAATTATCTTCTTCCAAATAGCTAAGCATTTTGTGTTCATCAAAATGGTTAAGACTTTGTTGATACGCTGTTTCCAATTTTTCAGGTAAGAGGGTATTTTCCCAAGGATTGATACTCGGCGATTTGGTTTGCTGGGTGGCAGGGGCAAAACTGTAGGTGGTTTGCAGATTGCCCGTAATGCTTGAGAGTCCCGCTTGAGGGTTGTTATTCCCAAGACGTGCGCGAGCAGGTGCATTGGTATGGCAGAACATACAGGCGTTTTGAGCTCCCTCACTTGTTTCGATGTAGCACTGTGCAGGAATGTTCGCATACGGGTTTGCAAAGGTCGTTCGACTGATAAATTTACCTTTTAGTGCGCCACCGAAGCTCACGAGGGAGCTAAGGCAGAGTGTGAAAAGGAGGCGATTAAAGCCCTGGGATACCATAAATATACCCTACAGGTGCTTGGAATTTATCGATTTTTGGAGCTACTTTACTTTGCAACTCTTTATCCATCGTTTTGATAAAATCACCTTGGTGTTGTGCGTTGCTCATGATGTATGCAAAGCCGTTCATATTTTCAACCACTTGAAGTCCTGTGGACTCTGCACCTGCTGGCGTGGAGAGAATGCGAGAGAGTTTTTTTGTATCGATATTATACGCCCAAACGTAGTTATTAACATGCGTTCCACTGTCTTCACCGATGAAAAGCGTACGCGCGCGTGAGGAGTAAAAGAGGTTGTCGGTATTGGCAACTTTATCGACAGCACAGGTGTTTCCAAGTGCATCGGTAGCGATCTCTTCACCTAAAAGTGCGGAAGGTACAGACATGTTTGTAGGTACAAAATCACTGGGGATCAGTTCCCCTTTACTATCCGAAATGTTAGAAGAAAGGCTCACTTCGTAGGTTCCACCACAGCGATTTTTAGCGACTTTGATGTCATCTTTGGCAAAGCTTGCATCTTTTGCCATTCCTTTTTCGATGTAGGACATAGCGATGTAGAGTTTTTTATCTTCTTTGTTAAACGCTACGCCTTCCATTTTGTTAAACTCTGTGGTCGCTCCAAGGTAAGCGGCATATCGACGTGTCTCTAAAAATGCGGCTGCACGTTCCATATTGGGTTTGAGTTTGAGGTACTCGATCTCAGAGTGTCCCGCTTTGACTGCCTTAAAGCCTTCATGTTTTTGTGGGTCAAACTCAGCAGGGGCGTACGCTTCAAAGATGTCACTGAAGCTCAGTTTCTCTTTCCATTGAGAAACTTCATTAGAGCTTGCGTGTCCTAGTTTGATCCAACTGAGTTTTGCTTGTCCGCCATCCTTGGCTCCATCTTCATTCGTTTGAGACCAAATGGCAGCATACAGTGTACCGTTATCCAAATCTTTTGCCTTATCTCCTACGTACATGTAAAGGCCTACTTGCGCACCGTCATCGCCAAAAAAAGCTGTTTTTTCGTCGCTCATGACTTTTGCCATCTCCCATGTGCCATGGCCCATCGCATAGTGTTTTGTGACCGTGGTTTTGCCATTCTCTGTCACGCTCACTTCGGTGATGTAACCATAGTCATAGGCTTTGGCTTGTTGTTTGCCTTCAAAATAGAGGTCGCTCATGGCTTTAAGCCCTTTTTGCGCTTTTTTGTACTCTTTGCCACTCGCGGCCGTAAAGTAAAGATCATAATCTTCTTCGCTTCCTAAGTGAGTATTCCAAGGCGTTTGCGACCCAGCACATGGAATCCAGATGCCACCCACTTTGGAAAAGTCAATCGGGTACTGATCGACGGCTTTAAGCTTGCCATTTTTTGCATCTTGTTTAATGGTGGTAAGTGTCATACTCATAGGAGCGCGCTCATACCATGTATCTGTTTTCTCAGCCGAAGAGCCATCGCTTAAAATCCAGTCGTATTCGTAGTGGGTGACAAGGTAGAGTGAACCGTTTACGTTTAACAGTGAGTTACTATCGGGAGTTTCAGCAATGAGTGGTTTTCCAAAAGGGTCAAGCAAAGGTTTCATCGAAGCAGTGTAGAGTTGCCCTGCTGGATTTTTGTTGGTTCCTACTTTATCTTTAACACCAAAAAGTGTTTCATAAGAGAGTGACTTTTCGATTTTCCCACCGTTTGCAGTGTGGATGATGACTTTAGCTTCTGAGTACGCTTTTGCCATTTTTTCAGGAGTGCTTGGTGCATCCATACCTATAAATTCAACCAAGCTTCCTGCACATAAACTTGATGCCACAAATGAGAGCGATACACAGAGTGTCTTAAGAGATTTCACGAGATCCTCCAGATAAGATTTTGATACGATAATCGTAGGCTAGAAGAGTTACAAAGATGTTACAAACTTTAAAAAATAGTGTTAAATCAATAATGCCCTAGATGAGTTGAAGAAAGGTGCTCTACAATAGAGAAATTTATACCCTAAGGAGACAATATGAAAAAGTTTTTAGTGGCTACAATAATGTTATGCCTTGCAACATGGGGCTTTGCCAAAGAGGGTTTTGTTTCGTATGTGGTGGACGGAAAAACGTATGAGGGTTACTATACAACACCTTCAGATGAAGCACCACTGGTTTTTATTATTCACGATTGGGATGGACTCAATGAGTATGAAATGACACGCGCAAAGATGCTCAATGATCTAGGATATGGTGCATTTGCGATAGACCTTTTTGGCAAAGGTGTAAAACCTGCAACGATTGATGAGAAAAAAGCACTGACCAATGCGCTTTACAATGATAGAATGAAGATGAAAAAGCTCCTTGATGCAAGTTACCAAGCGGCTAAAAAAGAGGGTGCAAATGTTGGTAATGCTATAGGAATTGGTTACTGTTTTGGTGGTGCAGCACTTTTGGAGATGGCGCGCATGGGAGCTCCGCTTAAAGGTTTTGTCAGTTTTCATGGAGGGTTAGCGACACCAGCGGGTGAAGATTATAAACAGACCAAAGGTTTTGTACTTA
It contains:
- a CDS encoding cytochrome c3 family protein, with amino-acid sequence MRTLIKLIIMTLFVLCTATLVVAAENSTKPLPLMPTSDKFTAQNYPVEGIHKKLGLTCTDCHRENKPEAYSSEMLGSCLKCHDSYEKIKERTGHLGHNNNVHQSPHFENLACDVCHKSHSKPLSNSNLCVQCHGQNTMKQLLVK
- a CDS encoding cytochrome c3 family protein, coding for MKKIILITVAISFVATLILVWGGHKVVKATGDAPFCGACHSWDGLIAQTHLQDPIHGNANPKGVQATCTECHLPHSSLIAYLGVKAKNGIAEGWTTLTGDARKKDWLANREHARKNYTYDSSCLECHKGLLERAAKTEFAEEAPSKMHLKYINFKGTKEEMQCTSCHQFVGHKDLGEILFKQKDTRPTSWDEWEKQRKEKK
- a CDS encoding DJ-1/PfpI family protein, whose protein sequence is MAKKILFIVGDYVEDYEVMVPFQALSAVGHTVIAVCPNKKAGEFIRTAIHDFEGDQTYSEKPGHNFTLNGTFDAIKAEEFDALVVPGGRAPEYLRLNEKVLEMVRHFAKANKPIAAICHGAQLLAAADVLKGKSCSAYPACAPEVTKAGGTYAAIEVTEATVDGNLVTAPAWPAHPQWIAKFLAVLGTKITL
- a CDS encoding PhoX family protein, which produces MKSLKTLCVSLSFVASSLCAGSLVEFIGMDAPSTPEKMAKAYSEAKVIIHTANGGKIEKSLSYETLFGVKDKVGTNKNPAGQLYTASMKPLLDPFGKPLIAETPDSNSLLNVNGSLYLVTHYEYDWILSDGSSAEKTDTWYERAPMSMTLTTIKQDAKNGKLKAVDQYPIDFSKVGGIWIPCAGSQTPWNTHLGSEEDYDLYFTAASGKEYKKAQKGLKAMSDLYFEGKQQAKAYDYGYITEVSVTENGKTTVTKHYAMGHGTWEMAKVMSDEKTAFFGDDGAQVGLYMYVGDKAKDLDNGTLYAAIWSQTNEDGAKDGGQAKLSWIKLGHASSNEVSQWKEKLSFSDIFEAYAPAEFDPQKHEGFKAVKAGHSEIEYLKLKPNMERAAAFLETRRYAAYLGATTEFNKMEGVAFNKEDKKLYIAMSYIEKGMAKDASFAKDDIKVAKNRCGGTYEVSLSSNISDSKGELIPSDFVPTNMSVPSALLGEEIATDALGNTCAVDKVANTDNLFYSSRARTLFIGEDSGTHVNNYVWAYNIDTKKLSRILSTPAGAESTGLQVVENMNGFAYIMSNAQHQGDFIKTMDKELQSKVAPKIDKFQAPVGYIYGIPGL
- a CDS encoding dienelactone hydrolase family protein, which encodes MKKFLVATIMLCLATWGFAKEGFVSYVVDGKTYEGYYTTPSDEAPLVFIIHDWDGLNEYEMTRAKMLNDLGYGAFAIDLFGKGVKPATIDEKKALTNALYNDRMKMKKLLDASYQAAKKEGANVGNAIGIGYCFGGAALLEMARMGAPLKGFVSFHGGLATPAGEDYKQTKGFVLILHGSADASVSLDEFTGLAKELEATGIKHEMISYSGAPHAFTVFGTDRYQEIADKKSWRRLVEFLDETLSK